A single window of Thalassomonas viridans DNA harbors:
- the sbcB gene encoding exodeoxyribonuclease I: MTYDSNTPSILWHDYETWGVSPKYDKPSQFAGIRTDLDLNIISEPEVFYCQPPQDYLPQPEACLVTGITPQKAQREGLTEAEFASRIHAMFSQPNTCVAGYNNIRFDDEVTRYMFYRNFYDPYAREWQHGNSRWDIIDMVRACYALRPDGINWPTNDEGKVSFRLELLTQANGISHEAAHDAMSDVYATIAMAKLIKEKQPKLYDFIFNLKNKRQVAELIDVYNMTPVVHTSSRISSEHGCTSWFAPVSYHPTNKNAVIAVDLAQDPEPLLSLTSEEIKARLYTRRQDLAEGELPIPVKLIHTNKCPIVAPAKTLLPENAARLNIPREQCLANLKKLKAHDALRDKLSDVFMPDYDSEETPDAEHALYGGEFFSASDKAQMEVLHAMPVEQLAGHDFQFQDPRLPTLLFRYRARNFPLTLTSEELQKWQQYSSNKLQYGGQGILSLDEYMMKLENLAMEHENNTEKMAVLKALFQYVQS, from the coding sequence ATGACATACGACTCAAATACCCCTTCCATCTTGTGGCATGACTATGAAACCTGGGGGGTGTCGCCAAAATACGATAAGCCTTCACAGTTCGCCGGAATCCGTACCGACTTAGATCTCAATATCATTTCCGAACCCGAGGTCTTTTATTGCCAGCCACCGCAGGATTATCTGCCGCAACCAGAAGCCTGTCTGGTCACCGGCATCACACCGCAAAAAGCCCAGCGTGAAGGTTTAACCGAGGCGGAGTTTGCCAGCCGTATTCATGCCATGTTCAGCCAGCCCAACACCTGTGTTGCCGGATATAACAACATTCGCTTTGACGACGAGGTTACGCGTTACATGTTTTACCGTAACTTTTACGACCCCTACGCCCGCGAATGGCAGCACGGCAACAGCCGCTGGGACATTATCGACATGGTTCGCGCCTGTTACGCGTTACGTCCCGACGGCATAAACTGGCCTACCAACGACGAAGGCAAGGTCAGTTTCCGCCTGGAATTGCTGACCCAGGCCAACGGCATCAGCCATGAGGCGGCCCACGATGCCATGAGTGATGTTTATGCCACCATTGCCATGGCAAAACTGATTAAAGAAAAGCAGCCCAAGCTCTACGATTTTATTTTTAATTTAAAAAATAAACGCCAGGTGGCGGAGCTGATTGACGTTTATAATATGACGCCTGTCGTGCATACCTCCAGCCGGATATCGTCCGAGCATGGCTGCACCAGCTGGTTTGCCCCGGTGAGTTATCACCCTACCAATAAAAATGCGGTAATTGCGGTGGATCTGGCCCAAGACCCCGAGCCGTTATTGAGCCTGACCAGCGAAGAAATCAAAGCGCGTTTATACACCCGCCGCCAGGATTTGGCCGAAGGCGAATTACCTATCCCGGTAAAACTGATTCATACCAATAAGTGCCCTATTGTCGCCCCGGCAAAAACCTTATTGCCGGAAAACGCCGCCAGACTGAACATTCCGCGCGAACAGTGCCTGGCGAACCTGAAAAAGCTCAAAGCACATGATGCCCTGCGGGATAAACTCAGCGACGTCTTTATGCCGGATTACGACAGCGAAGAAACCCCGGATGCCGAACATGCCCTCTACGGCGGCGAGTTTTTCTCCGCCAGCGACAAGGCGCAGATGGAAGTATTGCATGCCATGCCCGTAGAGCAGCTGGCGGGACATGACTTCCAGTTCCAGGACCCCCGCCTGCCTACTCTGCTGTTCAGGTACCGCGCCCGCAATTTCCCGTTAACCTTAACCAGCGAAGAATTGCAGAAATGGCAGCAGTACAGCAGCAATAAACTGCAATACGGCGGCCAGGGCATTTTAAGCCTGGACGAGTACATGATGAAGCTGGAAAACCTGGCTATGGAACATGAAAACAACACGGAAAAGATGGCTGTGTTAAAGGCCCTGTTCCAATACGTGCAGAGCTGA
- a CDS encoding NAD(P)-dependent oxidoreductase, with the protein MKKVAFIGLGVMGYPMAGHLQQAGHQVTVYNRTQAKAEQWVQEYQGQMALTPKLAAEGADIVFVCVGNDDDLRSVVVGENGAFSGMAQGTLLVDHTTASADVARQLAKQAKQSGFSFLDAPVSGGEAGAVNGQLTIMVGGDEADFNQVKAVMDAYAKFSKLLGPVGSGQLAKMMNQICIAGVVQGLAEAIHFGTNAGLDVEAVVEVISQGAAGSWQMDNRHKTMIKGEYDFGFAVDWMRKDLAIALDEARKNGSTLPLTALVDQFYADVQQSGGNRWDTSSLLTRLQK; encoded by the coding sequence ATGAAAAAAGTCGCTTTTATCGGTTTAGGCGTCATGGGTTATCCTATGGCAGGCCACCTGCAGCAGGCCGGTCATCAGGTTACCGTTTATAACCGCACTCAGGCCAAAGCTGAGCAATGGGTACAGGAATACCAGGGACAAATGGCCCTAACCCCTAAGCTGGCCGCAGAAGGCGCCGATATCGTCTTTGTCTGTGTCGGGAACGACGACGACCTCCGCTCTGTGGTTGTCGGTGAAAACGGTGCTTTTTCAGGCATGGCTCAGGGAACTTTGTTGGTAGACCACACCACGGCTTCTGCCGATGTCGCCCGCCAGCTGGCCAAACAGGCAAAACAGTCCGGTTTTAGCTTTCTCGATGCCCCGGTTTCCGGCGGCGAAGCGGGTGCGGTTAACGGCCAGCTAACCATTATGGTCGGCGGCGACGAAGCTGACTTTAATCAGGTAAAAGCGGTCATGGACGCCTACGCCAAATTCAGCAAACTGCTTGGCCCGGTAGGCAGCGGCCAGCTGGCAAAAATGATGAATCAAATCTGCATCGCCGGTGTTGTTCAGGGGCTGGCCGAGGCGATACATTTTGGCACTAATGCCGGTTTGGATGTCGAAGCCGTGGTTGAAGTGATCAGCCAAGGGGCCGCCGGTTCCTGGCAGATGGATAACCGCCATAAAACCATGATCAAAGGGGAATACGACTTCGGCTTTGCCGTCGACTGGATGCGCAAAGACCTCGCCATCGCCCTGGACGAAGCCCGCAAAAACGGCTCTACCCTGCCGCTGACGGCGCTGGTGGATCAATTCTATGCCGACGTGCAGCAAAGCGGCGGCAACCGCTGGGATACCTCAAGCCTGCTGACCCGGTTACAGAAATAA